The genomic DNA ATAGAGCGCGCGACGCACCGTGGGGCGGCCGCCATAGATGGTGCGGTGTCCGCGGAGCGTGCCGCTGTCGCGATTGAGGGGCGCCACACCGACCAAGGCGGCAATCTCGCGGCGGGTCAATTGTCCCAGTTCGGGCAACTCCGCCAGCAGCGCCGAGGCGGTGACGCGTCCCAATCCCGGCACACTCTCCAGCAGGGTGGCCTTTTCCAGCCACAAGGGGCTGGTCATGATGGCTTGATGGATACGGCGATCGGTGTCGGTGAGCTGTTGCTCAATGGCCTCCAGGACGATTTGGATACTGGCGTGCACCGCGGCGACGTCGGCGCGGGCGAGACGGTTGCGCTCCGCCGTTCGCAGGGCGACCAGTTGGCGACGCCGCGCCACCAAGGCTTTGATGTGACGGGCGTGGGGATCACCCACGGGGCGCGCGGGGGGCTCGATTTTCTGTGCAAACAACGCCAGCACGTGCGCATCCAAAGCGTCGGTCTTGGCCAGGATCCCCAGCGCCCGCGCAAAGGCACGGACCTGGCGTGGATTCACGACCGCCACCGCCAGGCCGGCCTCCTGCAGTTCGGCGGCCAGCGTCGTGCCATAGCCCCCCGTCGATTCCAACGCGATCAACTGCGGACGCAGACGCCGCAGACGCCGGCGCAAAGCGGCGATGTCTTTCGGGGCCGTGCCGGTGTGAATGGTCTGCTTTGAAGGCAGAACACACACATCGAGCGTGTCTTTGGACACATCGATGCCGATGCACACTTCCTGGTTCATGATGGACCCTCTCTTGCCGATGCGGGCTCGGCGAACCGGCCCAGGCGACTGTTCGGGTTGAATCATGGAAGCGGT from Candidatus Zixiibacteriota bacterium includes the following:
- a CDS encoding IS110 family transposase — protein: MNQEVCIGIDVSKDTLDVCVLPSKQTIHTGTAPKDIAALRRRLRRLRPQLIALESTGGYGTTLAAELQEAGLAVAVVNPRQVRAFARALGILAKTDALDAHVLALFAQKIEPPARPVGDPHARHIKALVARRRQLVALRTAERNRLARADVAAVHASIQIVLEAIEQQLTDTDRRIHQAIMTSPLWLEKATLLESVPGLGRVTASALLAELPELGQLTRREIAALVGVAPLNRDSGTLRGHRTIYGGRPTVRRALYMATLVATRFNPVIHAFYNRLCASGKTKMVALIAAMHKLLTILNAMLKHQQAWKPKTA